Within the Heptranchias perlo isolate sHepPer1 chromosome 39, sHepPer1.hap1, whole genome shotgun sequence genome, the region gggcgacatggacatgttgggccgaagggcctgtttccatgttgtaacttctatgattctatcatgtgAGATGGACTATCTGGCTCAGAGAAAATTCCGTTCCATgtgttatttatatttgtttagttTATTGTTTTTCATGAAGATTGTCTAAACAGTTGTAGTTTCTAAATCTAATGTTCATTAGTTTATGATATATTTTTTTCGAAGGAAAATTTCACCCTGACCTCCTTCACATATTATCGGTATAAcacatgaattttaaaaaagttttcgattgaatctttaaaataaaatgatacGTAGGGCGGCTATGTATTCATCAAATATTTGTCTGTCAAAACAGTCATTTGCTCTTAAATTCTGAAAACCTTTATTTATTTTCGAAGAAACAGCAAGAAATCCCTTGATTTCAGTATCTACAGAGAGATTCCCAACAAAGTTAATTTCACATTCCTGACCAACGACAGAAGTACTGTCAGATCCTGGgatcccctcactcccactcacggTGTCTGACACTTCCATCCACTCCCCCCTGCCAGAAATCACAGTCCACTCCCGAGTTCTGCAAGGCACTCGGTTCTGCCTCTGCGGTGCTGCGAAAGGAAAGGATTCCCCAGTGGCCAATTCTCCCAATTCCCCATTCCCAGTGCAGCCTGAACCCAAGGCTTCCCTCAGTTTTAAttaatcgctgggtcaaaatcctggaactcccttcctaacagcactgcgagagaaccttcaccacacggactgcagcggttcaagaaagcggctcaccaccaccttctcaagggcaattagggatgggcaataaatgccggcctcgccagcgacgcccacatcccatgaacgaataaaaaaaatctcaggaCTGCTACCTCAGCGCTGCAGAGACTGGGGCAGTCACTTTGTCCTGTCACAGCTCAGCACACCGACTGCAAAACCACTGCCATTTAATCCTGGATCCTTAATCTAATTATTCTAAAGCTGACAATCGTGTTCCAGCATTACTAAATGTCAGAACTCTCCCTCCATTGGACACAATCAAAGCTCATTCACATATGGGGGGTGAttctaacccccaagaacgggtgggtgggagttgaaaataattgtttttttggggtctccactgcaacccggctttatttccgggtttaacttggacgcgtaaaagtccaggcttcccactgggaatgccaagtctgaaaattttgcggttgcgacccaaaaaacaactattttcaactcccgcccgcccccaacccacccgttcttgggggttaaaatcacatcTGGAAAACCAGCGACCACCACCAATGTTGCCAAAATCTATCCCTCCATCCCAATGCTGCCGATGCTCACAACTCATTGCAACCCcctgtacatccctctccccACATTATCGCTAAATGGTAAATACAGTCCCTCATCGTGTTAGCCCCTCCCAAACACTATTATGTGTTAGAGGTCGTATAGAGATAAGGGAAGAATTAAAATCGGATTCCGATTTCAATGAGAAATGGACAGAATCAGTGAATTAATTGTCTGAACAGCAGTAAAAGTCCAGAATATCATGTAATGAAAAATAACTTACTCAGCCACCTTAAATAAGTAGACCTGACGGTCTTGAATTATGTCTTGTGGAGCTGTAATTCTAAGATGGCACGGCCGGGCTTTTCACCTTGAGCGATCCTGAACCAGGGACCACTCTTTATTGTTTATTAATTTTAATTGACAAGAAAATCAGGCTGCTGAGCGCATAAACTGGAAAGGCCGGTCGATATATTCCCACTGACCATCAGCAAGTCGACCTGAGGTTCCTGCACGCACGTCTTTCTATTGAAGAACTTCTGTTAAATTTGGAGGGATGTAATTTGAGGTCATTgtaactttgggcgatagtatAAAATGGACCATATCAACTTAGCCGCCCATTGTAAAACCCGccggattttcatttccatttaagTCAATGGACGGAAAATCGGTCTTGGCGCATAATGGGCGGTCAATTCGCTATCGCCCCTTTTGCACTCATTCTCAAAGTTAAAATGACTCCCATTGTGTTTTAATCCAGCGAAGCTCTCAGTTTACTTAAATAAACACGTTATTGGAGCCAGGGGACGCTTGATCATATTCTTCAGCTCatctctgaatttactctgggaAACTCCATAAATAaaggtgtttgtgcaggaactcaaaGAGCTAAGCATGTACCCGGATTGTTCCATAATGGTGAAAGGAGCGTTATAGTTTGTGTTTAATAATTGAGTATCTGCAAAACGTACAGACACATAAGATATGAATGTAACCATCCATAAAATTATAAAACTGCCAGATATTGCaagcagtaaaatgatggatttccttcgattCTCCACCTCTGGATCATTGTGATTCTCACCATTGCTGTTCCCTCGGAGACCCCTCCTCACTCTATTGGCCAGTACAACGTGCCTGATGGTCAGAGCATTGAGCATTAAAATCAAAACAAATGGAACAAACGGGGTTAAAATACTTTCCAACCACCAATATGCTACCCATATGGGTAAGGTATAGAAGCTTGATTTTATATAGCAGGACCATGGCGCAttatcaattatttcccatgGTTCGAATATGAAGTAGATTGGAACACTTTCTAAAACGGCCAAGGAACACACCACTGCTATAACCACAGCCGCAGTTTTTTCAGTGCAATATTTTGTTCGCAACCTTTGACAACAAATggacacaaatcgatcaaaggtgaaagcgactgttaaCCAGATAGAACAATCAATGGAAGCAAAAATTAGGGTGAGATTGAGAATACAAATTGGAGTGTAGCTCAGGAATGAATATGGGAAATAAGCATCATTAGTCTCACGCAGAACTACTTGAAATATCAGGAACAGTAGATCCCCCGCTGCCATGGCCAGCAGGTAACGGGCgatgcatttggagagaccgcagcttcctcgggagagaatcacaattgtcactaaATTAGCTGCAAAAAGGAGGAAGATGAAGTTACTGACTCTCCTTAGATTGAGAGGATGATCAGTCGACAGTTTATTTCTATGAAAATTCATGCACTTCTTATGTTGGCCCGACGGATTTTCCTTCTGTCATTAATTGGCAGGGAAATCCATCGGGCTGTATAAAGGCGGTCGATCCTCGCCGCCAGTCGATCTTCTATGCTCTCCGCCCGCCCCGGGGGTAAAGGATAAAATCTACCCCCTAGCTACCGGTGCAATCATTACAAACATTACAGCAACTTGAGTTTGGCATTAAAGCAGCATGTTTGACATTACCATGCAGGCTCACACCATTAGCTGGTCTCAACTTAATGCAATATCCAATATCAGTTTCAGATACACAGTTTGCAAGATTGCACTGTGTACATAAACTGTCTGAGTAGTTGCCCGCAgttcgatgctgagaggttgtttcccctggctggagaatctagaactcgggggcatattctcaggatcaggtgtcggccatttaagactgagataagaaggaatttcttcactcagagggttgtggaattctctaccccagaggactgtggatgctgagtcattgagtatattcaaggctgagataaatagatttctggactctaaggaaattaaagggatatggggattgggcgggaaagtgcagatcaggtcggagatcagccatgatctgattgaatgacagagcaggctcgaggggccgcatggcctactcctgctcctattcctatgttcttatgtcagcAATCTCGCCTTTCACCAAAACATAGAGGGAATTCTGCCCACGGTTTCCGGATATCCAGTAGCCGTGACAAACAATCACTGTTTAGGGGCATATTCTCGGAAAGTTAGTGGGGAACGTGTCCAGATGGATATACTGTACTTTTCATCAATATTAACCAACCAGAACCCAGGTACGGTGTTGATATTTGGCTAGAACTGAACAAATAacaatagaaaatgttggaaacattcaacaggtcagacagcatctgtggagagagagagagttaatgtttcaggtcggtgCCCTTTCATCAGGActggtcaccgacctgaaacattaactctgtttctctccccccagatgctgcctcacctgctgagtgtttccagcattttctgtcgttatttcagatttccagaatccgcagtattttgcttctgaaaaTTACAATACTCTCAACAGAGCAGACAAAATTCCCACTAAATTTATTAATTTAAAACTTTAGAGAAAATGTTAAGTTATTACATTAAGAACTTGGAGTTTTCTTATTGTTATTCTTCGTTTGATGGCGGAAATTACTGTCTGCACATCGAAACAAACAAATAATATTATTACACCAATAGCAGTAACAGTGATACAGTTAAACGCGGTTAAAGATTTAATTAAATGATTATAAGCAGCTTACCCGGAACACCTACTATAGCAAGAATAGGGTAGAATATGTGTTCTATCTGTATGATTATCGGCTGTCCCATTTTCGGAGAGATGCAGCGTTGCCTGTTAGTATTACGAACACGCAGGTCTTCTGGTTTCAAAATAAGCTCTGATTTATACCTGAGAGAAAGCTCGAGTGACCCACGGTCATTGCACAATGATTGACATTAGTTACAGTCA harbors:
- the LOC137305004 gene encoding probable G-protein coupled receptor 139; the encoded protein is MGQPIIIQIEHIFYPILAIVGVPANLVTIVILSRGSCGLSKCIARYLLAMAAGDLLFLIFQVVLRETNDAYFPYSFLSYTPICILNLTLIFASIDCSIWLTVAFTFDRFVSICCQRLRTKYCTEKTAAVVIAVVCSLAVLESVPIYFIFEPWEIIDNAPWSCYIKSSFYTLPIWVAYWWLESILTPFVPFVLILMLNALTIRHVVLANRVRRGLRGNSNGENHNDPEVENRRKSIILLLAISGSFIILWMVTFISYVSVRFADTQLLNTNYNAPFTIMEQSGYMLSSLSSCTNTFIYGVSQSKFRDELKNMIKRPLAPITCLFK